The genomic interval GGTACCCGTCGAACACGAGCTCCCCTCGGGCTATCGCGGGGAACTGGCGCGCCGGTTCGTCCAGCACGCTCCGGCTCACCGTGCCTCGTTGTGGGCCTTCGGTGTTTCCCACCCGCTGCGCCAGGTCGATGGCGACTCGTGGCTCCAGGGTGGTTCCTTCCAGCTTCGCCGCCACCTTGAGGAGCGTGTCCTCTCCCGCTCCCTGGGGACGCAGGAAGCTCACGGACACCTCCGTCTCCGAGGCCTGGGCCTCGGCTCGCTCGTAGCTCAGGTCCAGCAGCGGGGTGACGCTGCCCTCGAGCACCTTGGCGGGTGCACAGGCCATCAGGGTGAACGCAAGCAGGGGAGGGTAGACCCTCACCCCGGCCCTCTCCCAGAGGGAGAGGGTGCTCGGAACCCGGGGTCTCATTTGCATGCCTTCCACCCGGTGTCCACGTCGGGGCCACTCAGGCCTCCTACGTCCTTCAGTACCGACAGCTCTCGCCTCGCTCCCTCGGTGTCCCCGAAACGGCATCGCAGCGCCGCCAGGTTCAGCCTCGCCTTGTCGTACGTCGGATCCGCTTCCAGCGCCTTCGCGTACGCCTCCCTCGCCCCCATCGCGTCCCCTTGGTTCAGCATCGCCCAACCCAAGGCGCTATGTGCCGAGGCCCTCGTGTCCTGCAGCTCCGTCACCCGCCCCAGTGTCAGCTGCGCCAGCCCGAACTGGTTCGCGCTCAGGTAGCCCACCCCCAACGCCTCCAGCGCCTCCGCCGTCAGCGCCGCCTCCGCCTTCTTGCGCAGTTCTTCCAGCGAGGAGGGTTGTGTCGATGCCCCGGGCACCGGCACCGGCAGCGCCACCGTCTCCGTCTTCGTCCGGCAGCCCACCACCGCCGCGTTGAATACCTCCAGCGACTCCGCTCGCGACACGCAGGCCTCGAAGGCGTCCTGCGCCCGCTGCCTCAGCGGCGCCACCTGCTCCGCCACCGCCTTGCGGAAGGACTGCGCGTCCGCCGCGGAGGCTCCCGCGGGTGTTGGCGTGGCCTCCACCACGTCCGCCAGGTGTCCGTACGCCAGGCCCACCTTCCACAACGACGCCACCGCCCACTCCGGGTACCCCAGCGACGCCGCCTGCGTGTACACGCCCTCCAACCCCTGCAGCGCCCCCACCTTCTCCTCCACCTTGTCCGCCGCCAGATCCTTGTACGAGCGGTACAGGATTTCGCCCAGGTACCACAGGCCCCTGGCCGCCTCCTCCGTCTGTCCGTTCGGGCCCTGCACCGCCGTCGTCAGCGTCTTGATGAGCCCGTCCGGCGCGTCCTTCACCGCCGTGGTCGCCTGCACCTCCGCCAGCACCGCCACCGCCGCCGCGCTCGTCTTGTCCAGCTTCAGCACCACCTCCGCCGCCGCCTTCGCCTTCGCGTAGTCCTTCGACTTCAGGTGCGCCTCCGCCAACTGCACCATCACCTCCGCCTTGCGCGCACCCGCCACCTCAGACGCCGCCTCCAGGTCCCTCGCCGCCTCCCGGAACTGTCCCAGCGCCTGCCGCAGCCGCGCTCCCGTCAGCCACCCATCCACCGCCGCCACGTCCGAGCCCAGCTTCGCTCCCACCGTCTCGAAGATGCCCGCCGCCTCGGTGAACGCCGCGGCCTCCGCCGCGTGCCGCCCCAGCGTCAGCAGTACGTCCGGTACGAACTGGCTCTTCGGGTACTCGTCCACCAGCCGCTTGCCGATCTCCCGCTCGCGCTGCAGCTCCCGCTTGTCACGCGCCGCCGTGAAGGCTCCGTACAGGGCCTTCTCCCCAATCTCCGCGCCCTTGTTCTCGTTGGCCACCTTCAGCAGGCCCTCGATGACGTCGCCCGTCTCCTGCGAACTCTTCAGCGCCAGCTCGTCCAGCGCCTCGGCGCGCGTCTGCGTGAGGATGCGCTTCACGTCGTTCTGGAAGGCCACCGGCAACGGCGAGCCGATGAACTTCTGGCCCGTCTCCTCCAGGCCCTTGAAGTCATTCACCTGCCGCAGGCTGTCCAACGCCAGGTTGCCCGCCGCCGTCGCGTCCTTGTGCGTGGGGTGCGTGAGCGCGAAGGCCGTGAAGAGCTCGGCCGCCTTGGGGAACTCGCCGTCCTCGTAGTAGGCGCGGGCGATGTTGAACTTCACCTCCAGTGCGTTCGGGCTCTTCGGGTAGCGCGACACGTAGTCCGCCCCCATCAGCTTGAGCGCCTGCCTCGCGTCCGCCACCTCGAAGGCATTGCGGCGCTGCGCCTCCTCCGGCTTCACCGTGGAGAAGTGCGCCAGCAGCGCGCCGTACATCGCCGCTTCCGCGCCCTGTTCGTCCTTGGCCTTCATCTCGTAGCGCACCAGCTCCTCGAACTGGCGCGCGGCCCCGGGGAACTCCTTCGCGGCGAATAGCGCCTCCGCGCGGTTCTTCATCATCGTCCGCACGTACTGCTCCGGCCGGAAGAGCCCCAGGTACTCGCGGTAGGCCGCCGCCGCCCTCACGTACAGCCCCTTGTCCTCCTTCTTCTGCGCCGCCACGTGCAGCTGCGTGGCCAGGTCGCGCGCCATCTCCTCCAGCTCCGCCAGCTCCTTCTTCCTCCCGGTCTCGTCCAGCTCCGGGTCCGTCTTGCTCGTCACCGCCGCGCGCACCAGGAAGCGCAGATCCTCCGGCTCGGGCAGCACCTTGCCCTTGGCCGCCTTGAGCGCGTCGTACAGCTTCTGCGAGCGCTCCAGGTCCATCTCCGGGTCGTGCTGGATCTCCATCAGCTTGCGCAGCGCCGGGATGGCGTACTCGTACTGCGCCTTGATGAAGTAGCGGTTGCCCAGCTTGTCCAGCGCGAGCGCGTACGTGGCCCGGCTGTCGCTGAGCTTCTCGAAGTAGTTGAGCGCGCCCTTGGCCGGCTTCGCCTCCGTGTAGC from Archangium lipolyticum carries:
- a CDS encoding tetratricopeptide repeat protein; translation: MTGTLTGLLVAALLAAGPGGPRPTGPAGVNPLVSKAKEREELIEKLKRDIFKVDRSIGETERLIAKSRNAPYLPDLQFRLAELYVEKSRYVYYLQAEQRPAGASGAMVSPETRLLKQKAVQMYYRLQREWPDFHDGDKVHFYLAHEQRELGSFEDMLKTLDDLVRKYPNSPLRLEALQILGDYHFDKSDLAAAEKHYTTILEAPPSPVHDLARYKMGWIRVNQAKHAEAVPFFEAAAASAPLPGVDVQKALNVKREALLDLVYSYTEAKPAKGALNYFEKLSDSRATYALALDKLGNRYFIKAQYEYAIPALRKLMEIQHDPEMDLERSQKLYDALKAAKGKVLPEPEDLRFLVRAAVTSKTDPELDETGRKKELAELEEMARDLATQLHVAAQKKEDKGLYVRAAAAYREYLGLFRPEQYVRTMMKNRAEALFAAKEFPGAARQFEELVRYEMKAKDEQGAEAAMYGALLAHFSTVKPEEAQRRNAFEVADARQALKLMGADYVSRYPKSPNALEVKFNIARAYYEDGEFPKAAELFTAFALTHPTHKDATAAGNLALDSLRQVNDFKGLEETGQKFIGSPLPVAFQNDVKRILTQTRAEALDELALKSSQETGDVIEGLLKVANENKGAEIGEKALYGAFTAARDKRELQREREIGKRLVDEYPKSQFVPDVLLTLGRHAAEAAAFTEAAGIFETVGAKLGSDVAAVDGWLTGARLRQALGQFREAARDLEAASEVAGARKAEVMVQLAEAHLKSKDYAKAKAAAEVVLKLDKTSAAAVAVLAEVQATTAVKDAPDGLIKTLTTAVQGPNGQTEEAARGLWYLGEILYRSYKDLAADKVEEKVGALQGLEGVYTQAASLGYPEWAVASLWKVGLAYGHLADVVEATPTPAGASAADAQSFRKAVAEQVAPLRQRAQDAFEACVSRAESLEVFNAAVVGCRTKTETVALPVPVPGASTQPSSLEELRKKAEAALTAEALEALGVGYLSANQFGLAQLTLGRVTELQDTRASAHSALGWAMLNQGDAMGAREAYAKALEADPTYDKARLNLAALRCRFGDTEGARRELSVLKDVGGLSGPDVDTGWKACK